The following proteins come from a genomic window of Malus sylvestris chromosome 4, drMalSylv7.2, whole genome shotgun sequence:
- the LOC126617840 gene encoding probable aldo-keto reductase 2: MYVYTHLSLSLSHSLTPSPGNSVINNNRSYQAMTGVVRRIKLGSQGLEVSAQGLGCMGMSAFYGAPKPDQDMISLIHHAIDAGVTFLDTSDVYGPFTNEILLGKALKGGVREKVELATKFGIRFAEGYKMEVRGDPAHVRTSLESSLKRLGVDSVDLYYQHRIDTSIPIEVTVGELKRLVEEGKIKYIGLSEASASTIRRAHAVHPISAVQLEWSLWSRDSEQEIIPTCRELGIGIVAYCPLGRGFFSSGAKFVENLAPDDTRKYLARFQPENVEHNEALFERVSELATRKGCTPSQLALAWVHHQGNDVCPIPGTTKIANFDENIASLTVKLTPEELAEIESYGLEDAVKGDRMPSHSTWRNSETPPLPSLQALL; encoded by the exons atgtatgtatacacacatctctctctctctctctctcacagtcTCACTCCCTCACCTGGCAATTCAGTCATAAACAACAACCGCAGTTATCAAGCAATGACAGGAGTAGTGAGGAGGATCAAGTTGGGATCACAAGGCCTGGAGGTTTCGGCTCAAGGCCTTGGCTGCATGGGCATGTCCGCCTTCTACGGTGCTCCGAAGCCCGACCAAGACATGATCAGTCTCATCCACCACGCCATCGACGCCGGCGTCACCTTCCTCGATACCTCTGACGTCTACGGTCCCTTCACCAACGAAATTCTTCTTGGCAAG GCTCTGAAAGGAGGGGTACGAGAGAAGGTGGAATTGGCCACCAAGTTTGGTATCAGATTTGCGGAGGGGTACAAGATGGAGGTGCGAGGTGACCCTGCTCATGTGAGAACTTCTCTCGAGAGTAGCTTGAAGCGCTTGGGTGTCGATTCTGTTGATCTCTATTATCAGCATCGCATTGACACCTCCATCCCCATCGAAGTCACG GTTGGGGAACTGAAGAGACTAGTTGAAGAGGGTAAGATAAAGTACATTGGTCTGTCGGAGGCCTCAGCTTCAACGATAAGAAGAGCCCACGCTGTTCATCCTATATCAGCTGTTCAGTTGGAGTGGTCCTTGTGGTCAAGAGATTCGGAGCAAGAAATCATTCCTACTTGTCG GGAACTCGGCATTGGTATTGTTGCATACTGTCCTTTAGGAAGAGGATTCTTCTCATCAGGTGCTAAGTTCGTCGAAAATCTTGCCCCTGATGATACTCGAAAG TATCTAGCCAGGTTCCAACCCGAAAACGTGGAGCACAATGAAGCACTATTCGAGCGCGTTAGTGAACTTGCAACAAGGAAAGGATGCACGCCATCTCAGCTAGCGCTGGCATGGGTTCATCACCAAGGAAATGATGTGTGTCCCATACCTGGAACCACCAAGATCGCGAATTTTGACGAGAACATCGCATCTCTGACTGTTAAACTGACACCGGAAGAATTGGCCGAGATTGAATCTTATGGTTTAGAAGATGCCGTTAAAGGCGATAGAATGCCCTCCCATAGTACTTGGAGGAACTCCGAAACTCCGCCGTTGCCTTCACTTCAAGCACTTCTGTAA